The Ranitomeya imitator isolate aRanImi1 chromosome 6, aRanImi1.pri, whole genome shotgun sequence genome window below encodes:
- the LOC138642796 gene encoding uncharacterized protein → MDRPMESIYLNFQLELALAIAYAIACHEQRKRDKLRRRSRRRFWLHPIVEVRESRGAYHCLFGELNENQDKYFEYTRMSKDSFRYLLRLVEGTISRQDTQLRKSISPEERLLVTLRFLATGETLRSLHFQFRIGVSTLSGIIADTCRALWDNLREEFLPIPTREIWLANAQKFEQVCSFPNCIGAVDGKHIRITKPSRSGSLFFNYKKYFSTVLMAIAGADCRFLAVDIGAFGRANDSRTFKESDMGRRLYNNNFNFPHPRPLPNTDGPALPFVVVGDEAFQMSGNLLKPYSSRGLDRTKTIFNYRLSRARRTVECAFGILVSKWRILGSAINLKIETVDEVVKACVVLHNFIIDKERVNVELDEPIPNPLPDYQAHPLRTTVEIAHMRDQFAAYFVSDVGRVSWQDQMV, encoded by the exons atggatcgtcccatggagagtatctacctaaattttcagctggaattagcccttgctattgcttatgctattgcctgtcatgaacagaggaaaagagacaaactacggagaaggagtcgtcggcgtttttggctacaccctatagtggaagtccgagagagtcgtggagcctaccattgtctgtttggcgaattaaatgagaaccaggacaaatactttgaatacaccaggatgtcaaaagacagcttccgatatctgctgcgtctggtggaaggaaccatttccaggcaggacacgcagctccgtaaatcgatttcccctgaggaacgtctgctggtgactctacg tttcctggctaccggagagacattgagatcactgcatttccagtttcggattggagtctcaacactgtcgggtattattgccgacacatgccgcgcattgtgggacaacctccgggaggaatttttacccatccctacaagagaaatatggcttgccaacgcccaaaaatttgaacaagtgtgttctttccctaactgtattggagccgtggatgggaagcacattaggattaccaagccttcaagaagtggatctcttttttttaattataaaaaatacttttccaccgtgctgatggcaattgcaggtgcggactgcaggtttctcgctgtggacattggagcgtttggtcgtgcaaatgattcacggacatttaaggagtctgatatgggccgaagattgtacaataacaattttaatttcccccatccacgacctcttcccaacaccgacggcccggccctgccatttgttgttgttggtgatgaggcttttcaaatgagtggcaacctacttaaaccgtactcaagtcgtgggttggaccgcaccaaaactatatttaattatagactgtccagggccagaagaactgtggagtgcgcctttggcatcctggtctccaaatggcggatcttaggatccgccataaatttgaaaattgagacagtggatgaggtggtgaaggcgtgtgtggttctccacaattttattattgataaagagagagtcaacgtggaactcgatgaacccataccaaatccattgcctgattatcaagctcatcctctgcggacaactgtggagattgctcatatgagggaccaatttgctgcatactttgtttctgatgttggccgtgtttcatggcaagatcaaatggtttaa